One genomic segment of Helianthus annuus cultivar XRQ/B chromosome 14, HanXRQr2.0-SUNRISE, whole genome shotgun sequence includes these proteins:
- the LOC110904947 gene encoding transcription factor MYB14, translating into MVRAPCIDKNGIKKGAWSEEEDNKLRDYIERYGHWNWRELPKYAGLARCGKSCRLRWMNYLRPSVKRGNFSKEEEDIIIKLHQKMGNRWSAIAAQLPGRSDNEIKNHWHTHLKKRGTNQSYEVVHELKEEQKVNIERIIDFSGLHLSTSSDNIVSNESSQRIFDDSSSGTKHRLLFDLNQEYVESWNEDSSLKEELIQ; encoded by the exons ATGGTGAGAGCACCTTGCATCGACAAAAATGGTATCAAAAAAGGCGCTTGGAGTGAAGAAGAAGATAACAAGTTACGTGATTACATTGAACGTTACGGCCACTGGAACTGGCGTGAACTTCCTAAATATGCCG GTTTGGCAAGGTGCGGGAAGAGTTGCAGATTGCGATGGATGAATTATCTTAGACCGAGTGTAAAACGAGGGAATTTTAGCAAGGAAGAAGAAGATATCATCATCAAATTACACCAGAAAATGGGAAACAG ATGGTCAGCGATCGCTGCACAGTTACCAGGAAGAAGTGACAACGAGATCAAGAACCACTGGCACACACATTTGAAAAAACGTGGCACCAACCAAAGTTACGAGGTTGTTCATGAATTGAAAGAGGAACAAAAGGTTAACATTGAACGGATTATAGACTTTTCTGGTTTACATTTGTCAACATCTAGCGACAATATAGTTTCCAACGAATCGTCACAGAGAATCTTTGATGATTCAAGTTCAGGTACAAAGCACCGGTTGTTATTCGATTTGAATCAAGAATATGTAGAGTCATGGAATGAAGATTCCAGTTTAAAGGAGGAGTTGATACAATga